A genome region from Fusarium musae strain F31 chromosome 5, whole genome shotgun sequence includes the following:
- a CDS encoding hypothetical protein (EggNog:ENOG41), producing the protein MTTDTMESTKSSGDESTVILTPADTEPKEETTQTKTEQKTEDAKTEETPKEDEEKKEKVMVGLLTESKDLYAKFDKNGDRSWTDKYPDDLEEAAENEETQKYAVIIRKRKPKEADSNKPLDIDSLVIQSPYLKRVLGKVFEDYPGIVTDVSRLKFHAPFECFVHRWGQFTAAKDDLKYDQITREHVSLLHKIMRDELGEIIQLREDYFKNRAVAFEHVWTLFPPGCTVWGSVKGRPVAVRFDSGYLAKTQCGGLAYMMNCKGIDWDGRSMGWCDITMQINDFPGTAPFSSLPCYPLEYHPNHDAARKMLLERGRKFESLAGYHYKAYSGTAIWWVNATKSRKETVNSRIVIDGANWEKQNPDHTVWLNYLTGEGPVANSDRDSDAGNDDSDDCFSDCYSDSGAKKPDFDDDQRAPLSEEQLIMTGPMVRGYSLKNKRWMEFFIDDVTEVKFNEKAFDSLVLPADQKELILAFAQSQVKFKNVFDDIISGKGKGIIMLLSGGPGIGKTLTAESVAEEMKVPLYIMSAGDLGSDAYDIEENLQRILEMVANWNAVLLLDECDVFLEARSAHDIERNRIVSIFLRMLEYYEGILFLTTNRVKDMDQAFQSRIHMSLEYPPLDSTARESVWRGFLSRAISLDAKVEGDSAHEIKEEDIKALAGLELNGRQIKNVLKTANLLACHKGEKLAFTHLRTVLRVEGHSL; encoded by the coding sequence ATGACTACCGACACCATGGAGTCAACCAAGAGCAGCGGTGACGAGTCCACCGTCATCTTGACGCCCGCAGACACAGAACCTAAGGAGGAGACTACACAAACCAAGACAGAACAAAAGACAGAAGACGCCAAGACAGAAGAAACACCaaaagaggatgaagagaagaaggaaaaggtcaTGGTCGGTCTCCTCACAGAAAGCAAAGATCTCTACGCAAAGTTCGATAAGAACGGAGACCGATCATGGACAGACAAGTAccctgatgatcttgaagaagcagcagaaAATGAGGAGACCCAAAAATACGCCGTCATCATCCGCAAGCGAAAGCCCAAGGAGGCTGACTCCAACAAGCCTCTCGACATTGACTCCCTCGTTATTCAATCTCCTTACCTCAAGCGCGTTCTCGGAAAAGTCTTTGAGGACTATCCCGGTATCGTCACTGATGTTTCACGCCTCAAGTTCCATGCTCCCTTTGAGTGCTTTGTTCATCGATGGGGTCAATTCACTGCTGCGAAGGATGATCTCAAGTATGATCAAATCACCCGCGAGCATGTGTCGCTATTGCATAAGATCATGAGAGATGAGCTGGGCGAGATTATTCAGCTGCGGGAGGATTATTTTAAGAACCGCGCTGTTGCCTTTGAGCATGTTTGGACTCTTTTCCCTCCTGGCTGCACAGTTTGGGGTTCTGTTAAGGGAAGACCCGTTGCTGTTCGCTTCGACTCTGGATACCTCGCAAAGACACAATGTGGTGGCCTTGCCTACATGATGAACTGCAAGGGTATTGATTGGGATGGAAGAAGCATGGGATGGTGCGATATCACCATGCAGATCAACGACTTCCCTGGTACTGCTCCATTCTCCAGCCTCCCATGCTATCCTCTAGAGTACCACCCCAATCATGATGCGGCACGCAAGATGCTTCTCGAGCGTGGGCGCAAGTTTGAAAGCCTTGCGGGCTATCACTACAAGGCATACAGCGGCACTGCCATCTGGTGGGTCAATGCGACCAAGTCTCGTAAAGAGACTGTCAACTCGCGCATTGTCATCGATGGAGCGAACTGGGAGAAGCAGAACCCCGACCATACCGTTTGGCTCAACTACCTGACCGGTGAAGGTCCTGTTGCCAACAGTGATCGGGATAGTGATGCTGGCAATGATGACAGTGATGATTGTTTCAGTGACTGTTACAGCGACTCGGGCGCCAAGAAGCctgactttgatgatgaccaGCGCGCTCCTCTCAGTGAAGAGCAGCTCATTATGACGGGTCCTATGGTCCGCGGTTACtctctcaagaacaagcgaTGGATGGAGTTCTTCATTGATGATGTCACAGAGGTCAAGTTCAATGAAAAGGCCTTTGACTCGCTTGTTCTTCCTGCCGACCAAAAGGAACTTATTCTTGCTTTCGCCCAGAGCCAGGTCAAATTCAAGAATGTCTTTGATGATATCATCTCTGGAAAGGGTAAGGGTATCATCATGCTCTTGTCTGGTGGTCCCGGTATTGGTAAGACACTGACTGCTGAGTCGGTGgctgaggagatgaaggttCCACTGTACATCATGAGCGCTGGTGATCTCGGCAGCGATGCCTACGACATTGAGGAGAACCTTCAACGCATTCTCGAAATGGTGGCCAACTGGAACGCTGTCCTCCTTCTCGACGAGTGCGACGTCTTCCTCGAGGCTCGCTCAGCACATGACATCGAACGCAATCGTATCGTTTCAATCTTCCTTCGCATGCTTGAATACTACGAaggcatcctcttcctcaccacCAATCGCGTCAAGGACATGGACCAGGCCTTCCAAAGCCGAATCCACATGTCGCTCGAGTATCCTCCCCTCGACAGCACCGCCCGAGAGTCTGTCTGGCGAGGTTTCTTGAGTCGCGCTATCAGTCTAGATGCAAAAGTTGAGGGCGACTCTGCACATGAGATTAAGGAGGAAGATATCAAGGCTCTGGCTGGTCTGGAGCTGAATGGTCGACAGATTAAGAACGTTCTCAAGACGGCGAATCTTCTGGCTTGTCATAAGGGAGAGAAGTTGGCGTTTACTCATTTGAGGACAGTTTTGAGAGTCGAGGGTCATTCATTGTAA
- a CDS encoding hypothetical protein (EggNog:ENOG41): MADFQPKSILIFGATGNIGRYITNAVANAQPAFDQVAIFTSEDTVTRKPGLIKELKSKDVRIITGDVNNPEDVKKAYQGVDTVISAVGRNVIETQIELFKLAAESGSVKWFFPSEYGTDIEYGPQSASEKPHQLKLEVRKYIRENSSGLKYTFVVTGPYIDMYFTLSPDVIEAGGFDHKNKKAVLIDNGEGKIGFTTMPDVGKAVVAALHHPAESFDRALIVQSFVVNSKQILKELEKQTGGEPWEVSSYTLDELREAEKKGWASGNPKAVSYTLRRIWSEGGTLYEKTDNERIGLKDEDLETLEDAVKRELTTGY, translated from the exons ATGGCAGATTTTCAACCCAAGAGCATTCTCATTTTCGGCGCTACCGGCAACATCGGGCGATATATCACCAATGCTGTCGCCAATGCGCAACCAGCATTCGATCAGGTGGCCATCTTCACCTCGGAAGACACAGTTACCAGAAAACCAGGATTGATCAAAGAGCTCAAGTCAAAGGACGTCAGGATCATCACGGGAGATGTCAATAATCCTGAAGACGTAAAGAAGGCTTACCAAGGCGTCGACACTGTCATCAGTGCAGTGGGACGCAATGTCATCGAGACACAGATTGAGCTCTTCAAACTCGCAGCTGAGTCTGGTTCAGTGAAGTGGTTTTTCCCTTCAGAATACGGCACGGATATCGAATACGGCCCTCAGAGCGCCAGTGAGAAGCCCCATCAGCTGAAGCTCGAGGTACGAAAGTACATCCGTGAGAACTCCAGTGGTCTGAAGTATACTTTTGTCGTCACGGGACCATATATCGATATGTATTTTACCCTCTCGCCTGATGTTATTGAAGCTGGAGGGTTTGATCATAAGAACAAGAAGGCGGTTTTGATTGATAATGGGGAGGGCAAGATTGGCTTCACAACTATGCCTGA TGTTGGAAAGGCTGTAGTCGccgctcttcatcatcccgCAGAGTCTTTCGACCGCGCTCTGATAGTCCAATCCTTCGTCGTGAACTCTAAGCAGAttctcaaggagcttgagaagcagacTGGAGGTGAACCGTGGGAGGTTTCAAGCTATACTCTAGATGAGTTGAGGgaagcagagaagaaggggTGGGCATCTGGAAACCCCAAGGCTGTTTCATATACACTTCGACGAATCTGGTCTGAAGGCGGCACACTCTATGAAAAGACAGACAATGAGAGGATTGGACTCAAGGATGAAGACCTGGAGACTCTGGAGGATGCTGTTAAGAGGGAACTTACGACTGGATACTAA
- a CDS encoding hypothetical protein (EggNog:ENOG41), with protein sequence MRAIQADLIDPELTPSPEIDTPGFFDFDVVVMCMALHHIEDPDNMILQLSKRLRPGGILLVIDWVASSAGSSVQTGNRTHLDHTTANMKPQVLLTAGLAAIAIADQWPMAKEKCGRLGPMEWDPNDLPPDVDVMNIRMCADHPMGAGNYWGWGEYLPDWFPRNPFADMEINWLWWP encoded by the exons ATGCGAGCTATTCAGGCCGATCTTATCGATCCCGAGTTGACACCATCTCCGGAGATTGACACGCCAGGATTCTTTGATTTTGACGTGGTGGTCATGTGcatggctcttcatcatatCGAAGACCCGGATAACATGATATTGCAGCTCTCAAAACGGCTGAGGCCAGGAGGAATCTTACTTGTTATTGACTGGGTTGCAAGCTCGGCGGGCAGTAGTGTTCAGACCGGAAATCGAAC CCATTTAGATCATACGAc AGCCAACATGAAGCCCCAAGTTCTTCTCACGGCTGGTCTCGCTGCAATAGCCATAGCCGACCAATGGCCCATGGCCAAGGAGAAATGCGGTCGTCTTGGACCCATGGAATGGGATCCCAATGATCTTCCCCCCGATGTTGATGTCATGAATATTCGAATGTGCGCCGATCATCCCATGGGAGCTGGAAACTACTGGGGATGGGGCGAATATCTTCCTGACTGGTTTCCTCGCAACCCTTTTGCTGACATGGAGATTAATTGGCTTTGGTGGCCTTAG
- a CDS encoding hypothetical protein (EggNog:ENOG41), with the protein MVGTEERARFSRTQLSKDIELALHNLLTKKRDTFSPPRSSPAQRYYASFSRPPNCSWDDDSDKYADEEYGRKPRCPILGKTMKFKICQRDHPDGEACADRVCFIPNASARKYMLDFMTNGPRQSQSLNRLRPMAYRLLRSSDSDIPSKNMKAFSRIVLEIFSDLYYADDQTWDPEVHGVLDWKHRPVEKCVDDIVFEIHGVKWKRDMQEYL; encoded by the coding sequence ATGGTAGGTACAGAAGAAAGAGCCAGATTCTCTCGAACCCAACTTAGCAAGGACATCGAACTCGCCCTTCATAACCTCCTaacgaagaagagggataCCTTCTCTCCGCCTCGCTCATCGCCCGCCCAACGCTACTATGCATCCTTCAGTCGGCCGCCCAACTGTAGCTGGGACGACGATAGCGATAAATATGCGGATGAAGAGTACGGCCGCAAACCACGGTGTCCTATCCTCGGAAAAACCATGAAGTTCAAGATCTGCCAACGCGACCATCCCGACGGTGAGGCGTGTGCAGATAGGGTTTGTTTTATTCCCAACGCCAGCGCGAGGAAGTACATGCTGGATTTCATGACAAATGGCCCGAGACAAAGTCAGTCTCTCAATAGGCTGAGACCCATGGCTTACCGTCTGCTGAGGAGTTCCGACAGCGACATCCCCTCAAAAAACATGAAGGCCTTCTCGAGAATAGTGCTTGAGATATTCTCTGATCTCTATTACGCGGATGATCAGACTTGGGATCCTGAGGTTCACGGAGTCTTGGATTGGAAGCATCGGCCTGTTGAGAAGTGCGTTGACGATATCGTGTTCGAGATCCATGGGGTTAAGTGGAAGAGAGATATGCAGGAGTACTTATAG